The genomic segment CTATAGATTTTTTCCGTTATTTATGAGATCCAACGCATTACTATTTCTAAGTAACTTTGCACTATCTAGCACTTTTATATTAATTCCACTTTTTGCAAAAGAGCTTAAAGCAAGCGACTTAGAGCTTGGAGTTACAGGTTTAGCTTACGGGAGCTCTGTTTTCCTAGCTTCTTATATCTTCGGTAGAGCCTCAGATATCTACGGTAGAAGAATATTTTTGCTGTCTGGTTTGCTAGCAAGCTCACTAGCTTTTATTTTGCAAATTTTCGCTTTCAACGCCCTCGCCTTAATTATTGCAAGATTTATGGTTGGATTTTGTGTAGGTATCTATCCTCCTTCACTTATAGCTTATGTGGCTGAATCTAAAAAGCGTATGGGCAAATTCGCATCTTACGGCTCTTTAGGTATGGGCGCAGGTACTCTCGTAGCAGGCATTATCGGTATTTACTGGCAGGTATTTCTACTAGGCTCTCTACTCTTTGTTATTGCTTTTATAATGGCTTTAACCCTTGAGGAAAGCAAGAAACAAATTATTCACGTACCATTATTTCCTAAAAAAGTATTAAAAGAAAACCTTGCTGTTTACTCGGCATTCTTTTTAAGGCATACTGGTGCTAGTGCAGTCTGGATAATATTCCCAGTCTATCTTTCAATTCTAGGTGCTAGCAAAGCATGGATAGGCGCAATCTATGCACTCAATGCACTTTCGCAATTTGTTTTTATGCAACTAATTGATAAATTCAAAAGCTCAAAGTTAGTCGCTACAGGACTAATCTCATCAGGAATAACTTTTATCAGTTTCTTTCTGGTACAGAATTTCTATCACATATTTTTACTGCAATTATTGCTCGGCTTTTCATGGGCTTGCTTATATGTAGGCTCTCTTAAATTCGTTACAGAAAGAACTTTAGAAAAAGCCACAAGCGTTGGTTTGCTAAATTCGGCATGGAGTATTTCGACAGTTCTAGGACCTTTTTTAGGTGGCGCACTAGCTCAAGTTTTGGGCTACAGAAATGTAATTTTGTTTGCAGTAGCTATGTGCTTTATAGCGCTTTCAATGTTTAGAGTAGCTAAACGTTACTAAACACACTCCAGAATATAAGCCATGTAATCAGATACACAAAGCTATGGCTAAGCCATGCTTTCTTATCTAGCTTTGAAATGTCTATTTTGACTCCTAAAAACAAGAATCTAATCCCAAAAATACCTAGTAAGCCGACTGCAACTGCAGCTACAAAGCTTATCTTATGTAGTAATAAAGATATTAATGCAAATAGTACTGCATACCCAAGAACAAGTAGCGATTGCTTCACATCAGCGAACTCTTTTCTAATATATTCCTTTTCGTCAAAATCAGGAATTGCAAATTTGTATTTCTCTTTTTCCGCTTTTTTTGCCATAACAGCTAACTAGGATAATATTCTGAGAGTTAAAAGTCTTTTCGTAATTTTATTATACATGATGCATATTATGAAAAAGGGAAGATGGAACGAAAAGAACAGCTTTCAAGTTTAGATTTTGGTGTTTTGGTAAAGGAATTGCAAGCGCTAATTAACAGTCGAGTAGATAAAATTCATCAAATTAGCAATCAAGAATTATTAATAAGGCTAAGGGCTAAGGATCGTAAAATTAATTTATTTATTAATACCCTTGGCTGGGTTTTTGTTGTAAGTAAAGGAGAAAAGATAGCTTTGCCTAGCGCGCTTAGCGATTTTGCATTGGGCTTGAGAAAATATATTGCCAATGGCATAATAACGAAAATTGTACAGAAAGATTTTGATAGAATAATAGAACTAGAAATTAAGAAAGCAAATGCAAACTACAAGCTTGTTTTAGAACTTTTTGGTAAAGGTAATGTTGTGTTAGTGCATGAAAATAAAGTTTTATTATGCGCTTCAAAGCTGGTTCGGCGGCATCGCATAGTAAAGCCTTCTTCAGAATATCTATACCCTCCAAGTAAAATTTCTATTCTCAGAGTTTCAGCTGAAGATTTTAAGTCGCTACTGAGCTCAAAAAGAAGTATTGCAAGTATATTGGTCTCTGACTTCAATCTTTCTAAAATTTACGTACAAGAAGCTTGCCAGCTGGTAAATATTGATCCCAGAGCAATTGCAAACTCTTTGGACGTCGATAAAATAATTTCTCTGTATAATAAGATTAAGGAATTAGTCGAAGGAAGCGCAAAGCCCAGAATTGTTTTTAAAGATGGAAAGCCTCTAGACGTTGTACCTATACCACTATCTTTATATGATAACTACGAATTTAAAGAACTCAGTACCTTTAATAATGCAGTTGAAGAGTTTTACTGGCTACTCCAAAAAGAGTTAGAAGAGGAGAAAGAAAAGGCAGCGCTAAAAAAAGAGTTAGAAAAACTACAGTACATATTAAGTGCGCAGGAACAAAAACTTATAGATTATGAAAAAGAAGCTATTGATGGCAAAGAGTTTGGGGATTTGATTACTGAGAATTATTTAGAGCTTGAAGAATTGCTCAAAAGAATTGCTCGTAACGAAGATGTTAGCAAATTTAGAGTATCAGAGCTTAACAAGAAGGAAGGCTTCGTTGAGGTGGTAATAAAAAACAAAAAGCTGAAATTAGATTTGAGAAAGAGCGCTTTTGAAAATGCAGCACATTATTATCAACTCAGTAAAAAAGCGAAGCGCAAGGCGAGCTCAGTCAAAAACGCTATCTTAGAAACGGAGCAAAAAATCGAGAAATTGGGAAAAGAAGCGCCGAGTGCAGTAAAAGAGCCCATAGAAAAGAAAAAATTCTGGTTTGAAAAATACAAGTGGTTTATCACAAGCGATAATGTTCTAGTGCTTGCAGGTAGAGATGCAGGGAGCAACGAAAGACTTGTAAAAAGGCACTTAAAGGCTGACTGCGCTTATGTGCATGCTGAAGTGCATGGCGCACCTAGCGTTGTTGTAAGAGGAAGAAGTGATACTGCGCTAAAAGAAGCTTGCGAATTCGCATTACTTCATTCTAAGGCATGGAGCTCTAAACTTGCTAGTGGCGACGCTTATTGGGTTTTAGCACATCAAGTGAGCAAATCTGCGAAAGCTGGCGAATACGTTCCAAAAGGCGCTTTTGTTATTACAGGCAAAAAGAACTATTTTAGAAATTTGAATGTAAGCGCAGGTATCGGATTGATAAAAATAGATGGTATTGATAATGTAATGTGTGCTCCAGCAGCTACAACACAGAAAAAATGCACTAGCTATGTTATTTTCGAGCCAGGTGTAGTTGACAAGCAAGAATTTGCTAAAAAAGTGGCGAAGGCTTTCAATATTGATATTGAAAAAATAATGAGAATTTTACCGCCCGGAAGTGTGAAAGTTCTGGAATGTAAAAATATTAGATTATAATTTTTATTTCAATCCTGCACCGCAATTAGGACATTTTACAGCGGTTGCTTCAAATAAACTCTGCTTTAACTCAAAATTCAAACTTTTAAAATAATCTATAACTTTGTCATAAATAACATCAATCTCCCCCCTCAACTTTCAGCTCTTTTGTGAATATTATCTAAGCAACAATTGCCTTCGGAATATAAATATTAGTGGTGCCCGAGCCGGGATTTGAACCCAGGTCGGGAACTTTCCGCTAGAGCTTTTTCTTCTCTTGAGAAGAGAATAAAAAGGGCTACCGCAGGCTCCCAGGATATCCAGCTACCCTACTCGGGCTTTTTAATATATTAATATTACGAGTAATAAACTTTAGCAAACTTGCACAAACCCAGGAGTGATAAATTTTAATATTTTGCACACTAATTATACACCAATTATGACAGAATTGATACTTAAAGTTTCAGAGGCGCTGAGTAAAGAGGAAGTAGGGCATGGGAGGGCAAGACTTGATACTATCTCAAGGCAGAAGTTAGGAGTCAATGTCGCTGATGTAGTTGAAATAGTTGGCAAGAAAACTACGTGCGCTACTGTATGGCGCTCTGTACCTGAGGACGAAGGCAAAGGGATAATAAGAATCGATGGGTTAATACGCGAGAATGCAGGAGCATCCTTGGGCGACAAAGTCAAAGTTAGTAAGGCTGAGGTAAAGCCAGCTGAAAATATTTCTTTAGCACCTGTAATTTCAGAATATCAAAGAATAAGGTTTGGCGCAGGAATAGAAAGTGTGGTTAAAAAAGGTCTACTGAGAAGAGCTCTAGTTAAAGGCGATACCATAATAGTGCCTGGAATTGCGCTAATGGGAGGTGCTCTACCTTTTACAGTTGTACAAACCTCTCCTAGAGGTATTGTTCAGATTACTGAAGACACTAGGATTACTGTAAAAGAGGAGCCTGTAAAAGAGCTAGAGAAAATACCTAAAGTTACTTACGAAGACATAGGCGGTCTCAAAGAAGAGTTGCTGAGAGTGAGAGAGATGATTGAATTACCTTTAAAGCACCCAGAACTTTTCGATAGACTAGGTATAGAGCCTCCAAAAGGAGTTTTGCTGCATGGACCGCCAGGCACTGGTAAAACGTTAATTGCAAAGGCAGTTGCAAATGAAAGCGGCGCCAATTTCTACTCTATTTTAGGCCCTGAGATAATGTCAAAATTCTACGGCGAAAGCGAAGCCAGACTAAGGGAGATATTTGGAGAAGCTGAGAAGAATGCACCTTCAATCATATTCATTGACGAAGTTGATTCTATTGCGCCTAAACGCGAAGAAGTTACTGGCGAAGTAGAAAGAAGAGTAGTTGCTCAGTTGCTTAGTTTGATGGATGGCTTAAAAGCAAGGGGTAAGACTATAGTTATAGCTGCTACTAACAGACCTGATGCTGTCGATCCAGCTCTGCGCCGTCCAGGGCGTTTCGATCGCGAAATTGAGATAGGTGTACCTGACAGAGCTGGTAGAAAAGAAATAATGCAAGTGCATACTCGCGCAATGCCGCTGTCTAAAGATTTTCAGCTTGACTATTTTGCAGATGTGACTCACGGATTTGTAGGCGCTGATTTAGCAGCACTTGCCAGAGAGAGTGCAATGAGAGCTCTTAGGCGTTATTTGCCTGAAATAGATTTAGATAAACCAATACCTGCAGAACTGCTTGAGAAAATGGAAGTAACTAATGACGATTTTAAGGAAGCTCTTAAAGGTATAGAGCCTAGTGCGCTAAGAGAAGTTTTTGTTGAAATACCTAAAGTAGGCTGGGAAGGTGTAGGAGGCTTAGAAGAGATCAAGCGCAAGCTGAGAGAGGCTGTAGAACTGCCTTTAAAGGACCCGGAAGCTTTTAAAAGGCTTGGTATAAAGCCTCCTAGAGGTATTTTACTTTTCGGAGCGCCTGGCACCGGCAAGACTTTACTTGCCAAAGCAGTAGCTACAGAGAGCGAGGCTAACTTTATTTCTGTTAAAGGTCCTGAGCTTATCTCTAAATGGGTAGGGGAATCAGAAAAGGGCTTGCGCGAAATATTCAAGAAAGCGAAGCAAGCCGCGCCTTGTATTGTATTTCTGGATGAGCTCGATGCAATAGCTCCGCGAAGGGGCTACGGCTATGGCGAAGCCCACGTTACAGAGCGCATGGTAAATCAATTATTAACCTCAATGGATGGCCTTGAGAGCTTAGAAAATGTGGTTGTTATAGGCGCAACTAACAGACCTGATATATTGGATACTGCTTTACTAAGAGCAGGTAGATTTGACTGGGTACTGCATATTCAAGCGCCTGACGAAAAGGCAAGACTTAAAATATTACAAATCCATACTAAGAACATGCCTCTCAAAAATGTGAATCTTGAAGAGCTAGCTAAAAAAACAGAAGGTTACGTTGGCGCTGACCTAGAAGCGTTATGCAGAGAGTCTGCAATGATTGCATTACGAGAAAATTTAGAGGCAAATGTAGTTACAGGCCAGCATTTTGAGAAAGCCATACAAACAGTAAGACCTTCTGTAACTAAAGAGACTATTGAGTATTATAATAGAATTGCTAAAGAGCTTACAAGTGGTGTTAAGAAGAAAGAGGAAATAGGAGTGGGATATAGGTGATAGAAAAATGAAAATATTCGCAACAGCGTTAAAAGGGAAAAGGGTACTGACTACGGAAGGCGAAGAGCTTGGCGATGTTGAGAGCATAGTGGCAGATATTAAGAGCGGTAGCCTAGAACATCTAGTGGTAAGACCTATTGAGACAGTTGACGCTAGAC from the Candidatus Thermoplasmatota archaeon genome contains:
- a CDS encoding CDC48 family AAA ATPase, translating into MTELILKVSEALSKEEVGHGRARLDTISRQKLGVNVADVVEIVGKKTTCATVWRSVPEDEGKGIIRIDGLIRENAGASLGDKVKVSKAEVKPAENISLAPVISEYQRIRFGAGIESVVKKGLLRRALVKGDTIIVPGIALMGGALPFTVVQTSPRGIVQITEDTRITVKEEPVKELEKIPKVTYEDIGGLKEELLRVREMIELPLKHPELFDRLGIEPPKGVLLHGPPGTGKTLIAKAVANESGANFYSILGPEIMSKFYGESEARLREIFGEAEKNAPSIIFIDEVDSIAPKREEVTGEVERRVVAQLLSLMDGLKARGKTIVIAATNRPDAVDPALRRPGRFDREIEIGVPDRAGRKEIMQVHTRAMPLSKDFQLDYFADVTHGFVGADLAALARESAMRALRRYLPEIDLDKPIPAELLEKMEVTNDDFKEALKGIEPSALREVFVEIPKVGWEGVGGLEEIKRKLREAVELPLKDPEAFKRLGIKPPRGILLFGAPGTGKTLLAKAVATESEANFISVKGPELISKWVGESEKGLREIFKKAKQAAPCIVFLDELDAIAPRRGYGYGEAHVTERMVNQLLTSMDGLESLENVVVIGATNRPDILDTALLRAGRFDWVLHIQAPDEKARLKILQIHTKNMPLKNVNLEELAKKTEGYVGADLEALCRESAMIALRENLEANVVTGQHFEKAIQTVRPSVTKETIEYYNRIAKELTSGVKKKEEIGVGYR
- a CDS encoding PRC-barrel domain-containing protein; amino-acid sequence: MKIFATALKGKRVLTTEGEELGDVESIVADIKSGSLEHLVVRPIETVDARLFKTDSEGRLVLPFSGIKSIKDVVIMELK
- a CDS encoding MFS transporter, which gives rise to MRSNALLFLSNFALSSTFILIPLFAKELKASDLELGVTGLAYGSSVFLASYIFGRASDIYGRRIFLLSGLLASSLAFILQIFAFNALALIIARFMVGFCVGIYPPSLIAYVAESKKRMGKFASYGSLGMGAGTLVAGIIGIYWQVFLLGSLLFVIAFIMALTLEESKKQIIHVPLFPKKVLKENLAVYSAFFLRHTGASAVWIIFPVYLSILGASKAWIGAIYALNALSQFVFMQLIDKFKSSKLVATGLISSGITFISFFLVQNFYHIFLLQLLLGFSWACLYVGSLKFVTERTLEKATSVGLLNSAWSISTVLGPFLGGALAQVLGYRNVILFAVAMCFIALSMFRVAKRY
- the rqcH gene encoding ribosome rescue protein RqcH; the protein is MERKEQLSSLDFGVLVKELQALINSRVDKIHQISNQELLIRLRAKDRKINLFINTLGWVFVVSKGEKIALPSALSDFALGLRKYIANGIITKIVQKDFDRIIELEIKKANANYKLVLELFGKGNVVLVHENKVLLCASKLVRRHRIVKPSSEYLYPPSKISILRVSAEDFKSLLSSKRSIASILVSDFNLSKIYVQEACQLVNIDPRAIANSLDVDKIISLYNKIKELVEGSAKPRIVFKDGKPLDVVPIPLSLYDNYEFKELSTFNNAVEEFYWLLQKELEEEKEKAALKKELEKLQYILSAQEQKLIDYEKEAIDGKEFGDLITENYLELEELLKRIARNEDVSKFRVSELNKKEGFVEVVIKNKKLKLDLRKSAFENAAHYYQLSKKAKRKASSVKNAILETEQKIEKLGKEAPSAVKEPIEKKKFWFEKYKWFITSDNVLVLAGRDAGSNERLVKRHLKADCAYVHAEVHGAPSVVVRGRSDTALKEACEFALLHSKAWSSKLASGDAYWVLAHQVSKSAKAGEYVPKGAFVITGKKNYFRNLNVSAGIGLIKIDGIDNVMCAPAATTQKKCTSYVIFEPGVVDKQEFAKKVAKAFNIDIEKIMRILPPGSVKVLECKNIRL